From a region of the Rhinolophus sinicus isolate RSC01 linkage group LG04, ASM3656204v1, whole genome shotgun sequence genome:
- the LCN8 gene encoding epididymal-specific lipocalin-8 produces the protein MEARLLSAILGVAMVQVQTAVQDLDLQKITGFWQEVGVASNQTLALKTPKRLEALFLTSSGDQLTVRAAYSSSGSCDMENIVGSGTDVPGKFVFPGNREIRIIDTDYKHYAILQLSLCWQGKDFHVLKYFTRSLEDEDGPGFWRFRELTTDTGLYLVARHGRCAKLLKEVSLRPACVELHLGPWPDGGPGSSTSCASRVVTTGCQAGTLGVGWAGVGGQKGWSGSGQGDPSLMLKVMSAGGQRAAQPE, from the exons ATGGAGGCCAGGCTGCTGAGCGCCATCCTGGGCGTTGCCATGGTGCAGGTGCAGACAGCCGTGCAAGACCTGGACCTGCAGAAG ATTACAGGATTCTGGCAGGAAGTCGGTGTGGCCTCCAACCAAACCCTGGCACTGAAGACCCCGAAGAGGCTGGAGGCCTTGTTCCTGACTTCGAGTGGGGACCAGCTGACCGTGAGGGCTGCGTATAGCAG CTCAGGAAGTTGTGACATGGAAAACATAGTAGGTTCAGGGACAGACGTTCCGGggaaatttgtttttcctg GCAACAGGGAGATCCGTATCATCGACACGGACTACAAGCACTATGCCATCCTGCAGCTGTCCCTCTGCTGGCAGGGCAAGGACTTCCATGTGCTCAAGTACTTCA CTCGCAGCCTCGAGGACGAGGATGGACCAGGCTTCTGGAGGTTCCGGGAGTTGACAACAGACACGGGGCTTTACCTGGTGGCCCGGCACG GGAGGTGCGCCAAGCTGCTGAAGGAGGTGAGCCTTCGTCCAGCCTGTGTTGAGCTCCACTTGGGTCCCTGGCCTGATGGAGGCCCTGGCTCCTCTACATCCTGTGCCTCCAGGGTGGTGACAACAGGCTGCCAGGCCGGAACCCTGGGGGTTGGGT GGGCTGGAGTTGGTGGGCAGAAAGGGTGGTCTGGCTCAGGACAGGGTGACCCGAGCCTCATGCTCAAGGTCATGAGTGCGGGGGGGCAGAGGGCAGCCCAGCCAGAGTAA
- the CCDC183 gene encoding coiled-coil domain-containing protein 183, giving the protein MKMQSEEDMDEQIQELKTITRLQEQCRAVQVQAVKEKTVKNQETLALLRRNIRRGAQDEALARKYDQLTVSKACGKDMPTRLAHCRCTMEGTREKLRKHVFDRVNVHNVLIHLVRLRGKQLESKQLELTSLQNQPDTTKEQLRLQQVIRQLENNIEKTMIKITTSQNIHLLYVDLLDYLKKELAGYPLELDKLQKLMADYCLELSDVTVMSRDAMMITDEVKMNMRQGEATFIEEHRAREKQLNQQKKLIDKVLTKDTREQHRRGWRDLDFSNLMSTEMLKVRKKENSQTDMEYQTYLTALVEKVKTTVRCSRLWDITGQFLAQRNTEDNLELQMQDCENRRSQLEALMKKLETEETLLKFHQTPSSVSFKSTQEKMKDRLREEEDRLQLAHANMTKSQKLLLTIQTGIDSMYLRLMGIPLPGAQVPAVGNGAEPLPPHSVPGRPAPPPGLRTEAVPSDSLDVQSKLAFCERKLLHLADRVKMLFRTEEVNAKVRRALESSTLKEKQNTRISFEDLEEDMIETFQFADVDHSYVPSRAEIKRQAQQLIEGRLKMTKKKKK; this is encoded by the exons ATGAAGATGCAGAGCGAGGAAGACATGGATGAGCAGATCCAGGAGCTGAAGACAATCACTCGGCTCCAGG AGCAATGCCGGGCGGTGCAGGTCCAGGCAGTGAAGGAGAAGACAGTCAAGAACCAGGAGACACTGGCTCTCCTGCGCAGAAACATCCGTCGTGGGGCCCAAGATGAGGCTTTGGCCAGGAAG TATGACCAGCTGACCGTCTCCAAGGCCTGCGGGAAGGACATGCCCACGAGGTTGGCGCACTGCCGCTGCACCATGGAG GGGACGCGGGAGAAGTTGCGCAAGCATGTCTTCGACCGCGTGAACGTGCACAACGTGCTGATCCACCTGGTGCGACTGCGCGGGAAGCAGCTGGAAAGCAAGCAGCTAGAGCTGACCAGCCTGCAGAACCAGCCCGACACCACGAAGGAGCAGCTGCGCTTGCAGCAG GTTATCCGCCAGCTGGAGAACAACATTGAAAAAACCATGATCAAGATCACCACGAGTCAGAACATCCACCTGCTATACGTGGACCTGCTGGATTATCTGAAGAAA GAGCTGGCAGGATACCCCCTAGAGCTGGACAAGCTGCAGAAGCTCATGGCTGACTACTGCTTGGAACTGTCAGATGTGACAGTCATGTCCCGAGACGCCATGATGATTACAGATGAGGTCAAG ATGAACATGAGGCAAGGGGAGGCGACCTTCATCGAGGAACACCGGGCACGGGAGAAGCAGCTCAACCAGCAGAAGAAGCTGATTGACAAGGTCCTTACCAAGGACACCAGGGAGCAGCACCGCCGG GGCTGGAGGGACTTGGATTTCTCTAATTTGATGAGTACAGAGATGCTGAAAG tgaggaaaaaagagaattcCCAGACAGACATGGAATACCAGACGTACCTGACCGCTTTGGTTGAGAAAGTCAAGACCACTGTGCGGTGCTCCCGCCTCTGG GACATCACGGGCCAGTTCCTGGCTCAAAGGAACACGGAGGACAACCTGGAGCTGCAGATGCAGGACTGTGAGAACAGGCGGAGTCAGCTGGAGGCCTTGATGAAGAAGCTGGAAACAGAGGAGACACTGCTCAAATTCCACCAGACACCCAGCTCCGTCAG CTTTAAGTCCACCCAGGAGAAGATGAAGGACAGGCTGAGAGAGGAGGAGGACAGGCTCCAGCTGGCCCACGCTAACATGACCAAGAGCCAGAAGCTGCTGCTGACCATCCAGACGGGCATCGACAGCATGTACCTCCGGCTGATGGGCATCCCCCTGCCCGGGGCCCAGGTGCCGGCTGTGGGGAATGGGGCGgagcccctgcccccacacagcgTTCCTGGGAGACCAGCCCCTCCTCCTGGTCTGCGGACGGAAGCGGTGCCCTCCGACAGCTTAGACGTGCAAAGCAAGCTGGCGTTCTGCGAGAGGAAGTTGCTGCACCTGGCTGACCGAGTGAAGATGTTGTTCAGGACTGAGGAG GTCAACGCAAAGGTGAGGCGCGCCCTGGAGTCTTCAACTCTGAAGGAGAAGCAGAACACCAGGATAAGCTTTGAGGACCTGGAGGAAGATATGATAG AAACTTTCCAGTTCGCCGACGTGGACCACAGCTACGTGCCCTCGCGGGCCGAGATCAAAAGGCAGGCCCAGCAGCTGATTGAGGGGAGGCTCAAGATGactaagaagaagaagaagtga
- the LCN15 gene encoding lipocalin-15 — MKSVVLAQVLLLLWVSTAWAEVLVQPDFDAKKFSGRWFVVSMVSDCKVFLGKKDHLLMPTMAVTAAAQGNLSVHQQFPGADGCNQVDAEYVRVGSQGHFRVPALGYLDVRIVDTDYSSFAVVYIYKELEGALSTMVQLYSRTQEVSPQAMKAFQDFYPTVGLPHDMMVMLPKSDACSSGDKEAR; from the exons ATGAAGTCTGTCGTGCTGGCCCAGGTCCTGCTGCTACTCTGGGTGTCCACAGCCTGGGCTGAGGTCCTGGTGCAGCCAGATTTTGATGCCAAGAAG TTCTCAGGCCGCTGGTTCGTGGTCTCCATGGTGTCCGACTGCAAGGTCTTTCTGGGCAAGAAGGACCACCTGCTGATGCCCACCATGGCTGTCACAGCCGCGGCACAGGGCAACCTCAGCGTCCACCAGCAGTTCCCTGG GGCTGACGGCTGTAACCAGGTGGATGCCGAGTACGTGAGGGTGGGCTCCCAGGGGCACTTCAGAGTTCCAG CCCTGGGCTACCTGGACGTGCGCATCGTGGACACGGACTACAGCTCCTTCGCCGTGGTCTACATCTACAAGGAGCTGGAGGGGGCGCTCAGCACCATGGTGCAGCTCTACA GCCGGACCCAGGAAGTGAGCCCCCAGGCCATGAAGGCCTTTCAAGACTTCTACCCAACTGTGGGGCTCCCCCATGACATGATGGTCATGCTGCCCAAGTCAG ATGCGTGCTCCTCAGGGGATAAGGAGGCACGCTGA